A single genomic interval of Abditibacteriota bacterium harbors:
- a CDS encoding NTP transferase domain-containing protein has protein sequence MRNVSAIVLGGGKGTRLFPLTKERSKPAVPLAGQFRLIDIPLSNCINSHINKIYVVTQFMSHSLNRHVHSSFKFDIFNKGMIDILAASQNMNNTGWFQGTADAVRQNMQTVFENNEDGRALILSGDQIYKMDFRRLVADHEAKQSDVTIAVTVKPASEAYHFGCMKVDKDFRITKFVEKPSTDEQLSELIIKGSKLKDLGVTDDGDYVLISMGIYLFETPRLVESLNNDMQDFGKNIIPWAINNFNVFAYPFTGYWEDIGTISAFFNANINLTDTVPKFNFYDADKPIYTACNYLPSSKINGHSSFMQTIISDGTIIENSTVTKSIIGIRSVIREGCILNKVVMMGQDDYAPDDKYPIPRGIGKYCRITRAIIDKNACIGDNVIIEDQTGKPNCDGEFYYVRDGIVIIPKHAIVPSGTIIK, from the coding sequence ATGCGAAACGTATCAGCCATAGTATTGGGCGGCGGAAAAGGCACCCGGCTCTTTCCTCTTACCAAAGAGCGTTCAAAGCCTGCAGTTCCGCTGGCGGGGCAATTCCGCCTCATAGACATACCTCTCAGCAACTGCATCAACAGCCACATCAACAAGATATACGTGGTGACCCAGTTCATGAGCCACTCCCTCAACAGGCACGTGCACAGCTCGTTCAAGTTCGACATATTCAACAAGGGCATGATCGACATTCTGGCAGCCAGCCAGAATATGAACAACACGGGCTGGTTTCAGGGGACGGCGGACGCCGTCAGACAGAACATGCAGACCGTGTTTGAGAACAACGAGGACGGCAGGGCTCTCATACTCTCCGGCGACCAGATATACAAGATGGACTTCCGCCGGCTGGTAGCTGACCATGAGGCAAAACAGAGCGACGTGACCATCGCCGTCACAGTCAAGCCTGCCTCCGAGGCCTATCATTTCGGCTGCATGAAGGTGGACAAGGATTTCCGCATCACCAAGTTCGTGGAGAAGCCTTCCACCGATGAGCAGCTCTCCGAGCTCATCATCAAGGGCAGCAAGCTGAAGGACCTGGGCGTCACCGACGACGGGGACTACGTGCTGATCAGCATGGGCATATATCTGTTTGAGACCCCCAGACTGGTGGAGAGCCTCAACAACGACATGCAGGACTTCGGCAAGAACATCATCCCCTGGGCCATCAACAACTTCAACGTGTTCGCCTATCCCTTCACGGGCTACTGGGAGGACATCGGGACCATCTCCGCCTTCTTCAACGCCAACATCAATCTGACGGACACGGTGCCCAAGTTCAACTTCTACGATGCTGACAAGCCCATATACACGGCCTGCAACTATCTGCCCTCCAGCAAGATCAACGGCCACTCGTCCTTTATGCAGACCATCATATCCGACGGGACCATCATAGAAAATTCCACCGTCACCAAATCCATCATCGGCATCAGGTCGGTGATACGGGAGGGCTGCATCCTCAACAAGGTGGTGATGATGGGTCAGGACGACTATGCTCCCGACGACAAGTATCCCATCCCCAGAGGCATAGGCAAGTATTGCCGGATCACCCGGGCCATCATAGACAAGAACGCCTGCATAGGCGACAACGTGATCATAGAGGACCAGACCGGCAAGCCCAACTGCGACGGTGAGTTTTACTACGTGAGAGACGGCATAGTCATCATACCGAAGCATGCCATAGTTCCCTCCGGCACCATTATCAAATAA
- a CDS encoding acetylornithine transaminase → MKDITRTIIERDDTWVMHTYGRFPMVLEKGSGVYVYDTEGRCYLDMVAGIAVNMLGYGDRELSEAIARQAATLMHTSNLFYTEPQGRLAEWLARAAGMKRAFFCNSGAEANEAALKLARKAAKRDGRPGDKTQIIAALNSFHGRTLGAITATGQTKYQKSFTPLVPDFDYIEYNDAAALEAAMSERTCAVILEPIQGESGVRPATGEFLEAVRRLCDKYDAAMILDEVQTGMGRTGRTFAFEHYGVKPDIVTLAKMLGGGFPIGACIAGEKYADVFAPGDHASTFGGNPLACAAALAVIGRYERDRLGDNAAAVGARLMEKLSQTQGIDLVRGKGLMIGLVLSEPVAKKTVTEGFGCGVILNAIGDSIIRLVPPLILTAEQADEAADKIGRAIAAAAGK, encoded by the coding sequence ATGAAAGACATCACAAGAACCATAATAGAGAGGGACGACACCTGGGTCATGCATACCTACGGCCGTTTTCCCATGGTGCTGGAAAAGGGCAGCGGGGTGTACGTCTATGACACGGAAGGACGCTGCTATCTGGATATGGTGGCCGGCATAGCCGTCAATATGCTGGGCTACGGCGACAGGGAGCTGTCGGAGGCCATAGCGCGGCAGGCGGCGACCCTGATGCACACCAGCAATCTGTTTTACACGGAGCCGCAGGGCAGGCTGGCCGAATGGCTGGCCCGGGCAGCGGGCATGAAGAGAGCCTTCTTCTGCAACTCCGGGGCAGAGGCCAACGAGGCCGCCCTGAAGCTGGCGAGAAAGGCCGCCAAGAGAGACGGCCGGCCCGGGGACAAGACCCAGATCATAGCAGCCCTGAACTCTTTTCACGGCAGGACTCTGGGGGCCATCACCGCTACGGGCCAGACCAAGTATCAGAAGAGCTTTACTCCGCTGGTGCCGGATTTTGACTATATCGAATACAACGACGCCGCCGCACTGGAGGCCGCCATGTCGGAGCGCACCTGCGCCGTCATTCTGGAGCCCATACAGGGCGAGAGCGGCGTCCGTCCCGCCACCGGAGAGTTTCTGGAAGCGGTCCGCCGCCTGTGCGACAAATACGATGCGGCCATGATACTGGACGAGGTGCAGACGGGTATGGGCCGCACGGGCCGGACCTTTGCCTTCGAGCACTACGGCGTCAAGCCGGATATAGTCACCCTGGCCAAGATGCTGGGCGGCGGCTTCCCCATAGGCGCCTGTATCGCCGGTGAAAAATACGCCGACGTCTTTGCGCCCGGGGATCATGCATCCACCTTCGGCGGCAACCCTCTGGCCTGCGCCGCCGCTCTGGCCGTCATCGGCAGATATGAGCGGGACAGGCTGGGAGACAACGCCGCCGCAGTAGGCGCCCGGCTCATGGAAAAGCTGAGTCAGACGCAAGGCATAGACCTGGTGAGGGGCAAAGGCCTCATGATAGGTCTGGTGCTGTCGGAGCCGGTGGCCAAAAAGACAGTGACCGAAGGCTTTGGCTGCGGCGTCATACTGAACGCCATAGGCGACAGCATCATCAGGCTGGTGCCTCCTCTCATCCTCACAGCCGAGCAGGCCGACGAAGCGGCGGACAAGATAGGCCGCGCCATAGCGGCCGCCGCGGGCAAATAG
- the hisA gene encoding 1-(5-phosphoribosyl)-5-[(5-phosphoribosylamino)methylideneamino]imidazole-4-carboxamide isomerase, translated as MELIPAIDLIDGQCVRLIKGDFSQKTVYSDDPARVAAKWAKHARVIHLVDLEGSRQGHPIELSTLSSIRESVSCLLEYGGGVRSEEDIRAILDHGADRVILGTTAAADEAFTRDMLSKYGDRLVIGIDARDGRVAIHGWEKTTEYAPEEFALKMQSMGAARIIYTDISRDGMMKGANVPAMKEMAELLSIPVIASGGVSSYEDVRSLSALGLLEGAIIGKALYTGAIDLEEASKWK; from the coding sequence GTGGAGCTTATCCCGGCCATAGACCTGATAGACGGACAGTGCGTCCGCCTGATCAAGGGCGATTTTTCCCAAAAGACCGTATATTCCGACGATCCCGCCCGGGTGGCAGCCAAATGGGCGAAGCACGCCCGTGTCATCCATCTGGTGGATCTGGAAGGCTCGAGACAGGGGCATCCCATAGAGCTCTCCACCCTGTCCTCCATCCGGGAGTCCGTATCCTGCCTGCTGGAATACGGCGGCGGAGTGCGCTCCGAGGAGGACATCAGGGCCATCCTGGACCACGGAGCCGACAGGGTCATTCTGGGCACCACGGCGGCGGCAGACGAAGCCTTTACCCGGGACATGCTCTCCAAATACGGGGACAGGCTGGTCATAGGCATTGACGCCCGGGACGGCCGGGTAGCCATCCACGGCTGGGAAAAGACCACCGAATACGCTCCCGAAGAGTTCGCTCTGAAGATGCAGTCCATGGGAGCGGCCCGCATCATATACACCGACATCTCCAGAGACGGGATGATGAAGGGGGCCAACGTCCCCGCCATGAAGGAAATGGCAGAGCTTTTGTCCATACCCGTCATAGCTTCGGGAGGCGTCAGCAGCTACGAGGACGTCAGGAGCCTGTCGGCCCTGGGTCTGCTGGAAGGCGCCATCATAGGCAAGGCTCTTTATACGGGAGCCATAGATCTCGAGGAGGCCAGCAAATGGAAATAA
- a CDS encoding acyl-CoA dehydrogenase family protein encodes MDYLLTEYQQELKAVCKEFAETEIKPYSAEYDEKNEFAWPIVKKMAQADIFRILIPNEYEGMAEDAPIMNMVVATEELSKVDGAISLAFAATGLGTFPILISGNEEQKAKYLPMIASGEHLAAFGLTEANAGSDVAGMQTKAVEDGDYYILNGTKQWITNAGEADIYSVFAVTDPSRGARGISCFIIEKGTPGFTFGKKENKLGIRASATRELVFQDCRIHKSQMLGRKGTGFITAMKTFDRSRPGVAAQAVGIAAGALDYAVKYSTERIQFGAPIHNNQGLRFLLADMGMRVEASRALVYSVARYLDACPGDKTTTYSAMAKCFASDMAMSVTTDAVQVLGGYGYMKEYPVEKMMRDAKITQIYEGTNQIQRDEIGRGLVQESARKNK; translated from the coding sequence ATGGATTATTTACTGACGGAATATCAGCAGGAGCTGAAGGCGGTGTGCAAGGAATTTGCCGAGACCGAGATCAAGCCCTATTCTGCCGAATATGATGAAAAGAACGAATTTGCCTGGCCCATAGTCAAAAAGATGGCTCAGGCCGATATCTTCAGGATACTTATTCCCAATGAATACGAAGGTATGGCGGAAGACGCCCCTATTATGAATATGGTGGTGGCTACGGAAGAGCTTTCCAAGGTGGACGGCGCCATTTCCCTCGCCTTTGCCGCCACGGGTCTGGGCACGTTTCCCATTCTCATTTCCGGAAACGAAGAACAAAAAGCAAAATACCTGCCTATGATAGCCTCCGGCGAGCATCTGGCCGCCTTTGGACTGACGGAAGCCAACGCGGGCTCCGACGTGGCCGGCATGCAGACCAAGGCCGTGGAGGACGGGGACTACTATATCCTCAACGGCACCAAGCAGTGGATCACCAACGCCGGCGAGGCGGACATCTATTCCGTATTCGCCGTCACCGACCCCTCCAGAGGGGCCAGAGGCATCAGCTGCTTTATCATCGAAAAGGGGACTCCCGGTTTTACTTTCGGCAAAAAGGAGAACAAGCTGGGTATCCGGGCCTCCGCCACCAGAGAGCTGGTGTTTCAGGACTGCCGGATCCACAAGTCCCAGATGCTGGGCCGCAAGGGCACCGGCTTTATCACCGCCATGAAGACCTTTGACAGGTCCCGCCCCGGCGTGGCAGCCCAGGCTGTGGGCATCGCCGCGGGAGCTCTGGACTACGCCGTCAAGTATTCCACCGAAAGGATACAGTTCGGCGCGCCTATCCACAACAATCAGGGCCTGCGTTTTCTGCTGGCCGATATGGGCATGCGGGTAGAGGCCTCCAGAGCCCTGGTCTACTCGGTGGCCCGCTATCTGGACGCCTGCCCCGGCGACAAGACCACCACCTATTCCGCCATGGCCAAGTGCTTCGCTTCGGATATGGCCATGAGCGTGACCACCGACGCCGTGCAGGTGCTGGGAGGCTACGGCTACATGAAGGAATATCCGGTGGAAAAGATGATGAGAGACGCCAAGATCACCCAGATCTATGAGGGCACCAACCAGATACAGAGAGACGAGATAGGCAGAGGCCTGGTACAGGAATCCGCCAGAAAGAACAAATAG
- the uvrA gene encoding excinuclease ABC subunit UvrA, translating into MPNDKIIIRGARQNNLKNISLEIPRDRFVVVTGLSGSGKSSIAFDTLYAEGQRKYVESLSSYARMFLGQMDKPDVDDISGLSPAVSIDQKSTSRNPRSTVGTVTEIYDYMRLLWARAGKPHCPKCGAAVSCQSIDQMVDTVLSYPEGTRLQILSPLVRGKKGRYLKQLEDLKAQGFIRVRIDGSLYDLTESTDIIPDADKNKKHDIDIIIDRLVIRPGIEKRVSESMETALKKGEGLAALDVIGSGEVLMSENFACTECGYTLTEIAPRSFSFNTPYGACPECHGLGYHKELDPALLIPNKKLSINGGAIANFPGLNGDWVRSLLNAFADKTGADLDAPVKDFTREQMDGLLYGFREPIPINYYSKSRRHAYRYNYKWSGLMGLLKKRYDTSTAEDTRELVEQYMADVPCSLCHGQRLKPDSLAVTVGDKNIIEVTDMSIDRALEWFGSLSLSERDMIIARQILREITARLRFLQDVGLGYLTLSRSAAGLSGGEAQRIRLATQIGSGLMGVLYVLDEPSIGLHQRDNRKLISALKKLRDLGNTIIVVEHDRETMESADYLIDIGPGAGEHGGRVIYAGLPGDIRDCGESLTGKYLSDELTIPVPTGRREGNGLQLELRGASANNLKHIDVDIPLGKMVCITGVSGSGKSSLVQDTLFPRLQSEVNGAARAWGKHDSLAGMEHIDKVINIDQSPIGRTPRSNTATYTGLFDMIRALFSETQDAKVRGYSPGRFSFNIKGGRCEACSGDGITRIEMHFLPDVFVPCEVCKGKRYNRETLKVRYKGKNIADVLDMTVSQALEFFDAVPRIKRKLQTIADVGLDYIRLGQPATTLSGGEAQRMKLASELSRRSTGKTLYILDEPTTGLHFHDVKKLIEVLNALVDNGNSMIIIEHNLDVIKSADYIIDMGPEGGDAGGRVICAGTPEEVAAAEDSYTGRFLREIL; encoded by the coding sequence ATGCCCAATGACAAGATCATCATCCGCGGCGCCAGGCAGAACAATCTGAAAAACATTTCTCTGGAGATACCGCGGGACAGATTCGTGGTAGTCACAGGACTTTCCGGCTCCGGAAAGTCCTCTATTGCCTTTGACACCCTCTACGCCGAGGGCCAGCGCAAATACGTGGAATCCCTGTCCTCCTACGCCCGCATGTTTCTGGGCCAGATGGACAAGCCGGACGTGGACGACATATCCGGCCTGTCTCCCGCCGTGTCCATAGACCAAAAATCCACCTCCCGCAATCCCCGCTCCACCGTGGGCACCGTCACGGAGATCTACGACTACATGAGGCTCCTGTGGGCCAGGGCCGGCAAGCCCCACTGCCCCAAATGCGGAGCCGCCGTGTCCTGCCAGTCCATAGACCAGATGGTGGACACGGTGCTGTCCTATCCGGAGGGCACCAGACTGCAGATACTGAGCCCCCTGGTCCGGGGCAAAAAGGGCAGATACCTGAAGCAGCTGGAGGACCTGAAGGCTCAGGGCTTTATCAGGGTGCGCATAGACGGCTCCCTCTATGACCTCACGGAAAGCACGGACATCATCCCCGATGCGGACAAGAACAAGAAGCACGACATAGACATCATCATAGACAGGCTGGTCATCAGGCCCGGCATCGAAAAAAGGGTCAGCGAGTCCATGGAGACCGCCCTGAAAAAGGGCGAAGGTCTGGCTGCTCTGGACGTCATAGGCTCCGGCGAGGTGCTCATGAGTGAGAACTTTGCCTGCACCGAGTGCGGCTACACCCTCACGGAGATAGCCCCCCGCAGCTTTTCCTTCAACACTCCCTACGGGGCCTGCCCGGAATGCCACGGCCTGGGCTATCACAAGGAGCTGGACCCCGCTCTCCTGATACCCAACAAAAAGCTGTCCATCAACGGCGGCGCCATAGCCAATTTTCCCGGTCTGAACGGCGACTGGGTCCGGTCGCTGCTCAACGCCTTTGCCGACAAGACCGGCGCCGACCTGGACGCTCCCGTAAAGGACTTTACCCGGGAGCAGATGGACGGCCTGCTCTACGGCTTCAGGGAGCCCATTCCCATCAACTACTATTCCAAGTCCCGCAGGCACGCCTACCGCTACAACTACAAATGGTCCGGCCTCATGGGCCTTCTGAAAAAGCGCTACGACACCTCCACCGCCGAGGACACCAGAGAGCTGGTGGAGCAGTATATGGCGGACGTGCCCTGCAGCCTGTGCCACGGACAGAGACTGAAGCCGGATTCGCTGGCGGTGACCGTGGGGGACAAAAACATCATAGAGGTCACGGACATGTCCATAGACCGGGCTCTGGAGTGGTTTGGCTCCCTCTCCCTCTCCGAAAGAGACATGATCATAGCCCGGCAGATACTCCGGGAGATCACGGCCCGGCTCAGATTCCTGCAGGACGTGGGGCTGGGCTATCTGACCCTTTCCCGTTCGGCAGCGGGCCTCTCCGGCGGCGAAGCCCAGCGCATCCGTCTGGCCACCCAGATAGGCAGCGGCCTTATGGGAGTCCTCTACGTGCTGGACGAGCCCTCCATAGGCCTCCATCAGAGGGACAACCGCAAGCTCATCAGCGCCCTCAAAAAGCTGAGGGACCTGGGCAACACCATCATAGTGGTGGAGCACGACAGAGAGACCATGGAATCGGCGGACTATCTCATAGACATAGGGCCCGGAGCCGGCGAACACGGCGGACGGGTGATATACGCGGGGCTGCCGGGAGACATCCGGGACTGCGGGGAGTCCCTCACGGGCAAATATCTCTCCGATGAGCTGACCATACCCGTCCCCACCGGCAGGAGAGAGGGCAACGGGCTGCAGCTGGAGCTAAGGGGAGCCTCCGCCAACAACCTGAAGCATATAGACGTGGACATACCTCTGGGCAAGATGGTGTGCATCACCGGGGTCTCCGGCTCCGGCAAGAGCTCACTGGTGCAGGACACCCTGTTCCCCCGGCTGCAGAGCGAGGTCAACGGAGCCGCCAGAGCCTGGGGCAAGCACGACTCTCTGGCCGGCATGGAGCACATAGACAAGGTCATCAACATAGACCAGAGCCCCATAGGCAGGACACCCCGCTCCAACACGGCCACCTACACGGGTCTCTTTGACATGATCAGGGCCCTCTTCAGCGAGACCCAGGACGCCAAAGTCAGGGGCTACTCCCCGGGCCGGTTCAGCTTCAACATCAAGGGAGGCCGCTGCGAGGCCTGTTCAGGCGACGGCATCACCCGCATAGAGATGCATTTTCTGCCGGACGTCTTCGTGCCCTGCGAGGTGTGCAAGGGCAAGCGCTACAACCGGGAGACCCTGAAGGTGCGCTACAAGGGCAAAAACATAGCCGACGTGCTGGACATGACCGTGAGCCAGGCTCTGGAGTTCTTTGACGCGGTCCCCAGGATCAAACGCAAGCTGCAGACCATAGCCGACGTGGGTCTGGACTACATCCGTCTGGGGCAGCCCGCCACCACCCTTTCGGGAGGCGAGGCCCAGAGGATGAAGCTGGCCAGCGAGCTGAGCCGCAGGAGCACCGGCAAGACTCTGTATATACTGGACGAGCCCACCACCGGCCTCCATTTCCACGACGTGAAAAAGCTCATCGAGGTCCTGAACGCTCTGGTGGACAACGGCAACAGCATGATCATCATAGAGCACAATCTGGACGTGATCAAGTCTGCGGACTACATCATAGACATGGGGCCCGAAGGAGGCGACGCCGGAGGCAGGGTCATATGCGCCGGCACCCCGGAGGAGGTGGCCGCAGCGGAAGACAGCTACACCGGCCGGTTCCTCAGGGAAATACTCTGA
- the argB gene encoding acetylglutamate kinase, whose amino-acid sequence MTHNIEEQAQLLVEVLPYIQRYYGKTIVIKYGGHAMTSEEIKASVIQDILLMSYVGMRPILVHGGGPDINRMMDMVGLVPEFVDGKRVTDNGTMEIVEMVLAGKTNKSIVGLLNSMGGNAVGLSGKDGNLISASQLNSKLGRVGRVDEINPKVLYDLLDHGYIPVISSIGMGDEGEAYNINADHIAGEVAAAVRAEKLIMMTDVDGIYKDIKDPATFISRLTAREAGDLIEAGLVSKGMIPKVEACIIALEAGVSGTHIINGTRPHSILMEVLTDSGIGTMIEGSEE is encoded by the coding sequence ATGACACACAACATAGAAGAGCAGGCGCAGCTGCTGGTAGAGGTGCTGCCCTACATTCAGAGATATTACGGCAAGACCATCGTCATCAAATACGGCGGCCACGCCATGACCAGCGAAGAGATCAAGGCTTCGGTCATCCAGGATATACTGCTGATGAGCTACGTGGGCATGAGGCCCATTCTCGTCCACGGCGGAGGGCCGGACATCAACAGGATGATGGACATGGTGGGGCTGGTGCCCGAATTCGTGGACGGCAAGAGAGTCACCGACAACGGCACAATGGAAATAGTGGAAATGGTCCTGGCCGGCAAGACCAACAAGAGCATCGTAGGCCTGCTCAACTCCATGGGAGGCAATGCGGTGGGCCTCAGCGGCAAGGACGGCAACCTGATAAGCGCTTCCCAGCTCAACTCCAAGCTGGGCCGGGTAGGCAGGGTGGATGAGATCAATCCGAAGGTGCTCTACGACCTGCTGGACCACGGCTACATCCCGGTCATATCCTCCATAGGCATGGGGGACGAGGGCGAAGCCTACAACATCAACGCCGACCATATAGCCGGCGAAGTGGCGGCTGCGGTCAGGGCTGAAAAGCTGATCATGATGACAGACGTGGACGGCATATACAAGGATATCAAGGACCCCGCCACCTTTATCAGCCGTCTGACAGCCCGGGAGGCCGGCGACCTGATAGAGGCGGGACTGGTGTCCAAGGGCATGATACCCAAGGTGGAGGCCTGCATCATCGCGCTGGAAGCGGGAGTGTCGGGCACTCACATCATCAACGGCACCAGACCTCACTCCATACTGATGGAGGTCCTCACGGACAGCGGCATAGGGACCATGATAGAAGGATCGGAAGAATAG
- a CDS encoding beta-galactosidase, with protein sequence MNKIFILCFFLTLLLPAVCLARESCVGFIWHYPFEDTYTADLEGLGATVMNSRIPWAVVEPREGEYDFGCLDRQLALARSWGFRLILIIEFNPVCKPGWLYDKVRAAGETTAGCFGQPGQDTLPSPSSPICREAQERLVRALTEYLAEKDPQHTVIGYEAGVEWWHNMATRYGAADLARFREWLKKKYGSAAALNAAWGTDYGSIEEAQAPPLDVAGGDKAGVVYAPVREARNIAWYNARPYEYSGEQLEFSAEITNRDVNGSGSFLTIAWFREGSLVPIASTESAHFTEQNGRTLVTVRSRRPDNAVGFSIYMLLVGSGEARFDHIRITGDEGEITMPDDMMVFDPRTKTPDARGERSGSAWIIGTDPMEAEEVSPVRACDFQEFWQELSAEYLNSLAAMVKKYDRSRFLMSFQTLTFAYFGEWDYNTNAGFLPDKVFRAGESLDILGMQLPGAEGDPYRIACGMDLARKYRKPLCNIDLIDFNGGGLVAMDKVKQMLHTSVMHGADHIMFCNYEGYDENAYRPYYTPEEIRSLLEETRIALEAVKGFKPEARVAILDPYVTPFPGLEDDASADPKSFMGWYKLLEDRQIETDILTFGELDCVSLGDYDALILPQAPRIPDEAFDVLSRYEGLLVCVKGAGLYDKYGVRRPAALSSPNMVKTEDYGLEFARGAERRKRAGDTPPMLQIGALSEEAARAVHRGLRVLDGLQPDRIRLSRTGRVMRLRDKEGRLLIYALNMSGEENTLEGLSGAREIVTERGPSAKPVFDSFCIVKF encoded by the coding sequence ATGAACAAAATATTCATCCTTTGCTTTTTTCTGACCCTTCTCCTGCCCGCGGTCTGTCTTGCCCGGGAGAGCTGCGTGGGCTTTATCTGGCATTATCCCTTCGAGGACACCTACACCGCCGACCTGGAAGGGCTGGGGGCTACCGTCATGAACAGCCGTATCCCCTGGGCGGTGGTGGAGCCCAGAGAAGGAGAGTATGACTTTGGCTGTCTGGACCGGCAGCTGGCTCTGGCCCGCAGCTGGGGCTTCAGGCTGATACTCATCATCGAGTTCAATCCGGTGTGCAAGCCCGGCTGGCTCTACGACAAGGTCAGGGCCGCGGGAGAGACCACCGCCGGCTGCTTCGGGCAGCCGGGGCAGGACACCCTGCCTTCGCCCAGCTCGCCCATTTGCAGGGAGGCTCAGGAGAGGCTGGTCAGGGCCCTGACAGAATATCTGGCGGAAAAAGACCCTCAGCACACGGTCATAGGCTACGAGGCCGGGGTGGAATGGTGGCACAATATGGCCACCCGCTACGGCGCTGCGGACCTGGCCCGTTTCCGGGAATGGCTGAAGAAGAAATACGGGTCCGCCGCGGCTCTCAACGCCGCCTGGGGGACTGACTACGGCAGCATAGAGGAGGCTCAGGCGCCCCCTCTGGACGTGGCCGGCGGGGACAAGGCCGGAGTGGTCTATGCCCCCGTAAGGGAAGCCCGCAACATAGCCTGGTACAACGCCCGGCCCTACGAATATTCCGGAGAACAGCTGGAATTCTCTGCGGAGATCACCAACAGGGACGTGAACGGCTCCGGGAGCTTTCTCACCATAGCCTGGTTCAGGGAGGGTTCCCTGGTGCCTATAGCCTCAACGGAGAGCGCCCATTTCACGGAGCAGAACGGCAGGACCCTGGTCACGGTCAGGTCCCGCAGGCCCGACAACGCCGTGGGCTTCAGCATCTATATGCTGCTGGTGGGCTCCGGAGAAGCGCGCTTTGACCATATCAGGATCACGGGAGACGAAGGGGAGATCACCATGCCCGACGACATGATGGTCTTTGACCCCAGGACCAAGACTCCGGACGCCCGGGGCGAGCGCTCGGGCAGCGCCTGGATCATAGGCACCGACCCCATGGAGGCGGAGGAGGTCAGTCCCGTCCGGGCCTGCGATTTTCAGGAGTTCTGGCAAGAGCTGTCCGCGGAATATCTGAACTCTCTGGCCGCTATGGTGAAAAAGTATGACCGCAGCCGGTTCCTCATGTCCTTTCAGACCCTGACCTTTGCCTACTTCGGCGAGTGGGACTACAACACCAACGCCGGCTTTTTGCCGGACAAGGTGTTCCGCGCCGGCGAGAGCCTGGATATACTGGGGATGCAGCTGCCGGGAGCCGAGGGCGACCCCTACAGGATAGCCTGCGGCATGGACCTGGCCCGCAAATACCGCAAGCCTCTGTGCAACATAGACCTGATAGACTTCAACGGCGGCGGACTGGTCGCCATGGACAAGGTGAAGCAGATGCTCCACACCTCCGTGATGCACGGAGCCGATCATATCATGTTTTGCAACTACGAGGGCTACGACGAGAACGCCTACAGACCCTACTACACTCCCGAGGAGATCAGGTCCCTGCTGGAGGAGACCCGGATCGCTCTGGAGGCGGTAAAGGGCTTCAAGCCGGAGGCCAGGGTGGCCATACTGGACCCATACGTGACTCCTTTCCCCGGGCTGGAGGACGACGCGTCGGCGGACCCCAAAAGCTTTATGGGCTGGTACAAGCTGCTGGAAGACAGGCAGATAGAGACGGACATATTGACCTTTGGAGAGCTGGACTGCGTCAGCCTCGGAGACTATGACGCCCTGATACTGCCTCAGGCGCCCCGTATCCCGGACGAGGCCTTTGACGTATTGAGCAGATACGAGGGGCTCCTGGTGTGCGTAAAGGGAGCCGGCCTCTATGACAAATACGGCGTGCGCCGTCCTGCGGCCCTCTCGTCGCCGAATATGGTGAAGACGGAGGACTACGGTCTGGAGTTTGCCCGGGGAGCCGAAAGGCGCAAGAGGGCGGGGGATACCCCTCCCATGCTGCAGATAGGCGCTCTGTCGGAGGAGGCTGCCCGGGCAGTCCACAGAGGCCTCCGGGTCCTGGACGGGCTGCAGCCCGACAGGATAAGGCTCTCCCGGACAGGCCGGGTGATGCGGCTCCGGGACAAGGAGGGCCGGCTGCTCATATACGCCCTGAATATGTCCGGAGAGGAGAACACTCTGGAAGGCCTGTCGGGGGCCCGGGAGATAGTCACCGAACGGGGGCCCTCCGCAAAGCCCGTGTTCGACAGCTTCTGCATAGTCAAATTCTGA